In Streptomyces sp. NBC_01717, one DNA window encodes the following:
- a CDS encoding betaine/proline/choline family ABC transporter ATP-binding protein (Members of the family are the ATP-binding subunit of ABC transporters for substrates such as betaine, L-proline or other amino acids, choline, carnitine, etc. The substrate specificity is best determined from the substrate-binding subunit, rather than this subunit, as it interacts with the permease subunit and not with substrate directly.), whose protein sequence is MIRFEQVSKVYPDGTTAVDGLSFEVGEGELVTLVGPSGCGKTTTMMMVNRLIEPTSGRILVDGEDIAQVDPVKLRRRIGYVIQQVGLFPHRTVLDNTATVPSLVGWKRARARERAAELLDLVGLDPNTYGSRYPAQLSGGQRQRVGVARALAADPPVLLMDEPFGAVDPVVRERLQDEFLSLQAAVRKTVLMVTHDIEEAVRMGDRIAVYGEGRIEQFDSPAAVLGMPATPYVARFVGADRGLKRLSVTTIEPDDLEEPPVARLDEPARTAAARLTGADARWAVVLNSEGELHGWVSADALRTAGEHRTVGDLARRMDTWVPVGTPLKQAFSEMLQQDAGWVAVLDGARFLGVLTPAKLHEALRRSVDADARGVGRDEVRFDSVAGA, encoded by the coding sequence ATGATCCGGTTCGAGCAGGTCAGCAAGGTCTATCCGGACGGTACGACCGCGGTCGACGGGCTGTCCTTCGAGGTGGGCGAGGGGGAACTCGTCACGTTGGTCGGACCGTCCGGCTGCGGCAAGACGACCACGATGATGATGGTGAACCGGCTGATCGAGCCGACCTCGGGCAGGATCCTGGTCGACGGCGAGGACATCGCGCAGGTCGACCCGGTGAAGCTGCGCCGCCGGATCGGCTATGTCATCCAGCAGGTCGGGCTCTTCCCGCACCGGACGGTCCTCGACAACACGGCGACCGTCCCCTCGTTGGTCGGCTGGAAGCGGGCGAGGGCGCGGGAGCGGGCGGCCGAGCTGCTGGATCTGGTGGGACTGGACCCGAACACGTACGGGTCCCGCTACCCCGCCCAGCTTTCCGGCGGCCAGCGGCAAAGGGTGGGCGTGGCACGGGCGCTGGCCGCCGATCCGCCGGTTCTGCTGATGGACGAACCGTTCGGCGCGGTCGACCCTGTGGTGCGCGAGCGGCTGCAGGACGAGTTCCTGAGCCTGCAGGCGGCGGTCAGGAAGACGGTCCTGATGGTGACCCATGACATCGAGGAGGCGGTCCGGATGGGCGACCGGATCGCCGTGTACGGGGAGGGGCGCATCGAGCAGTTCGACAGCCCGGCGGCCGTGCTCGGCATGCCCGCGACTCCGTACGTGGCCCGGTTCGTGGGCGCGGACCGGGGGCTGAAACGGCTGTCGGTCACCACGATCGAGCCGGACGACCTGGAGGAACCGCCGGTGGCGCGGCTCGACGAACCCGCCCGGACGGCGGCGGCCCGGCTGACCGGCGCGGACGCCCGCTGGGCGGTCGTACTGAACAGCGAGGGCGAGCTGCACGGCTGGGTGTCGGCGGACGCTCTGCGGACCGCCGGAGAACATCGCACGGTCGGTGACCTGGCACGCCGGATGGACACGTGGGTGCCGGTCGGCACCCCGCTGAAGCAGGCGTTCAGCGAGATGCTCCAGCAGGACGCCGGCTGGGTGGCGGTGCTGGACGGTGCGCGTTTCCTCGGCGTACTGACTCCGGCGAAGCTCCATGAGGCGCTGCGTCGGTCGGTGGACGCGGACGCGCGGGGAGTGGGACGCGACGAGGTGCGGTTCGACTCGGTGGCGGGCGCGTAG
- a CDS encoding transporter, which produces MGVVILLVMAAGVAAMLTRKLPTAFALVVLAIVIAFVAGAPLTGKNSVLDTVLQEGAPALAATMIAILLGSWLGKLLDETGIAGTLVRKIVEFGGDRPVVVALGVLVVSTLVGTVTGSAPAAMLAGIIGIPAMIAVGIPKVTAAGTILMGIAAGMPFELPIWQFFSTALELPVPTVRGFMIKLFPFALAAAVLFVLIESRRRGVEHAWSAKSLAAKPRSGRRVRLGDAPWYALLTPVVPLVLALGLDVAIIPSLLAGVLYCLVTTTRPREMNKRLLRTLYGGFEVAAAPIALFVAIGILLAAVKLPGAIDALEPLVKAVSPQNAVLFVLVFTVLVPLCLYRGPLNVFGLGAGIAGVLIAAGIYPATAVLGLATSYNQVFGVADPTSTQTVWSAQYAGVTPQQVMVRTLPYVWAVALGGFCVTAATYL; this is translated from the coding sequence ATGGGCGTCGTCATCCTCCTCGTCATGGCGGCCGGTGTCGCCGCGATGCTCACCCGGAAACTCCCCACGGCCTTCGCGCTCGTCGTCCTGGCCATCGTCATCGCCTTCGTCGCGGGGGCCCCGCTCACCGGCAAGAACAGCGTTCTGGACACCGTCCTCCAGGAAGGCGCCCCGGCCCTCGCGGCCACCATGATCGCCATCCTGCTCGGCTCCTGGCTCGGCAAGCTGCTGGACGAGACGGGCATTGCGGGCACCCTCGTCCGCAAGATCGTCGAATTCGGCGGTGACCGCCCGGTAGTGGTGGCACTGGGTGTCCTCGTCGTCTCCACCCTCGTCGGTACGGTGACGGGCTCCGCGCCGGCCGCGATGCTCGCCGGGATCATCGGCATCCCCGCGATGATCGCCGTCGGCATCCCCAAGGTCACCGCAGCCGGCACGATCCTCATGGGCATCGCGGCAGGAATGCCGTTCGAGCTCCCCATCTGGCAGTTCTTCTCCACCGCGCTCGAATTGCCCGTCCCCACCGTCCGAGGCTTCATGATCAAACTGTTCCCCTTCGCACTGGCAGCCGCGGTCCTTTTCGTCCTCATCGAGTCCCGCCGCCGCGGCGTCGAACACGCCTGGTCCGCCAAGTCCCTCGCCGCCAAGCCGCGCTCCGGCCGGCGCGTCCGGCTCGGTGACGCCCCTTGGTACGCGCTGCTCACCCCGGTTGTGCCCCTGGTCCTGGCCCTCGGTCTGGACGTGGCCATCATTCCGTCGCTGCTCGCGGGCGTGCTGTACTGCCTGGTCACCACCACCCGGCCGCGTGAGATGAACAAGCGGCTGCTGCGCACCCTCTACGGAGGCTTCGAGGTCGCCGCCGCACCGATCGCCCTGTTCGTCGCCATCGGCATCCTGCTCGCAGCCGTGAAACTGCCCGGAGCGATCGACGCGCTCGAACCCCTCGTCAAGGCGGTCAGCCCGCAGAACGCCGTGCTGTTCGTGCTCGTCTTCACCGTCCTCGTACCGCTCTGCCTCTACCGCGGCCCGCTCAACGTCTTCGGCCTCGGCGCGGGTATTGCCGGTGTCCTGATCGCAGCGGGAATCTACCCCGCCACCGCGGTGCTGGGTCTCGCCACCTCGTACAACCAGGTGTTCGGCGTCGCCGACCCCACGAGTACCCAGACGGTGTGGAGCGCGCAGTACGCGGGCGTCACGCCCCAGCAGGTGATGGTCCGCACGCTGCCGTACGTCTGGGCCGTCGCCCTCGGCGGATTCTGCGTGACCGCCGCCACGTACCTCTGA
- a CDS encoding hydantoinase/oxoprolinase family protein → MTTHRIRVGIDVGGTFTDAVAVDATTLDLLGQVKVPTSHHHEDGVAHGIVQALDRLLEQTGRAAEDVAFLAHGTTQATNALLEGDVATVGLIGIGAGPGGALTRRLASLGRLELTPGKRLPLSYAHVADPDDPDEVRRAVDAVTRDGAQVLVASEPFSVDRPEGEQAVLDTARPHGLPMTAAHEITSLYGLAKRTRTAVVNAAILPRMLATADLVDASITKAGVSAPLMVMRCDGGVMSLDEMRRRPLLTVLSGPAAGVAGALMQERISEGLFLETGGTSTDISVVRRGKVAVRHATILGKASYLSALDVRTVGVGGGSMVRIGGGKVIGAGPRSAHIAGLPYACFATLDELRDARITTVRPMEGDPDDYAVIDAAGGRYAITMTCAANALGRVPEGDFARCDQDVARAALAPLAAALSTDVATAAAQLLDKGAEQVRAVTDAMIRDYRLDKDTTVLVGGGGGAASVTPHLASVTGQEGRIAQHSEVISPIGVALALVREQIERIIPGAGQEQILAVRAEAEAAVVAQGAAADGVEVEVTVDPQTSTVRAVATGATELRTQDRAHRADENERLHAAAASLKADPSAVSVLARTPAHTVYSTEIRRRFRTVRHPVRVVDADGVVRLHAPDALVETTTVGSAPETLARLVADATSYGDGGVRAPALRLLLGSRIADLSGVLDPQPLLALARSELGTRSADESVVAVVEVRT, encoded by the coding sequence ATGACCACCCACCGCATCCGCGTCGGTATCGACGTGGGCGGAACCTTCACCGACGCCGTGGCCGTCGACGCCACGACCCTCGACCTGCTGGGGCAGGTGAAGGTACCCACCAGCCACCACCACGAGGACGGGGTCGCCCACGGCATCGTCCAAGCGCTCGACCGGCTGCTGGAGCAGACCGGCCGTGCCGCCGAGGACGTAGCCTTCCTGGCACACGGCACGACACAGGCTACCAACGCCCTGCTGGAGGGCGATGTCGCCACCGTCGGACTGATCGGCATCGGAGCGGGGCCGGGCGGTGCGCTCACCCGCCGACTCGCCTCGCTCGGCAGGCTCGAACTCACCCCGGGCAAACGGCTACCGCTCTCCTACGCACATGTGGCCGACCCCGACGATCCGGACGAGGTGCGGCGGGCCGTCGACGCGGTCACCCGTGACGGCGCCCAAGTCCTTGTCGCCAGCGAGCCGTTCAGCGTCGACCGCCCGGAGGGGGAGCAGGCGGTCCTCGACACGGCCCGCCCGCACGGCCTCCCGATGACGGCCGCGCACGAGATCACGTCTCTGTACGGACTCGCCAAACGGACCCGTACCGCCGTGGTCAATGCCGCCATCCTGCCCCGCATGCTCGCCACCGCCGACCTCGTCGACGCGTCCATCACCAAGGCCGGGGTGAGCGCACCTCTGATGGTGATGCGCTGCGACGGCGGTGTGATGTCGCTCGACGAGATGCGCAGGCGCCCCCTGCTGACCGTACTCTCCGGGCCTGCCGCGGGGGTGGCGGGTGCGCTGATGCAGGAACGGATCAGCGAGGGCCTGTTCCTGGAGACCGGGGGCACCTCCACCGACATCAGTGTCGTCCGCCGTGGCAAGGTCGCCGTCCGGCACGCCACCATCCTCGGGAAGGCGTCGTACCTCTCCGCACTCGATGTGCGGACCGTGGGCGTCGGCGGCGGCTCCATGGTCCGGATCGGCGGCGGCAAGGTGATCGGTGCCGGGCCGCGCAGCGCGCACATCGCCGGACTGCCGTACGCCTGCTTCGCCACCCTCGACGAACTGCGCGACGCGCGCATCACCACCGTCCGGCCGATGGAGGGCGACCCCGACGACTACGCCGTCATCGACGCGGCCGGCGGCAGGTACGCGATCACGATGACCTGTGCGGCCAACGCGCTGGGCCGGGTACCCGAGGGCGACTTCGCCCGCTGCGACCAGGACGTCGCCCGTGCCGCCCTGGCCCCGCTGGCCGCCGCACTCTCCACCGATGTCGCGACGGCAGCCGCCCAGCTCCTCGACAAGGGTGCCGAACAGGTCAGGGCCGTGACCGACGCGATGATCCGCGACTACCGGCTCGACAAGGACACCACGGTACTGGTCGGAGGAGGCGGAGGTGCCGCATCCGTCACCCCCCATCTCGCCTCGGTCACCGGCCAGGAGGGCCGGATCGCCCAGCACAGCGAGGTCATCAGTCCCATCGGGGTCGCCCTCGCCCTGGTCCGTGAGCAGATCGAGCGGATCATCCCGGGCGCCGGCCAGGAACAGATCCTCGCCGTCCGCGCCGAGGCCGAGGCAGCCGTCGTTGCACAGGGCGCCGCGGCGGACGGGGTGGAGGTCGAGGTGACCGTGGACCCGCAGACCAGCACCGTACGGGCGGTGGCCACCGGCGCCACCGAACTGCGCACCCAGGACCGCGCACACCGCGCCGACGAGAACGAACGGCTGCACGCCGCGGCGGCAAGCCTGAAAGCCGACCCGTCGGCCGTGAGCGTCCTGGCCAGGACCCCCGCCCACACGGTCTACAGCACCGAGATCCGCCGCCGGTTCCGCACCGTCCGGCACCCGGTGCGGGTCGTCGACGCCGACGGCGTCGTCAGGCTGCACGCCCCCGACGCCCTGGTGGAGACCACCACCGTGGGAAGCGCCCCCGAGACCCTGGCCCGGCTCGTCGCCGACGCCACCTCGTACGGCGACGGCGGTGTCCGCGCCCCCGCCCTGCGGCTGCTGCTCGGTTCCCGCATCGCCGACCTCTCCGGCGTCCTGGACCCGCAGCCGCTGCTCGCCCTGGCCCGCAGCGAACTCGGTACCCGTTCGGCGGACGAGTCCGTGGTCGCGGTCGTGGAGGTACGTACATGA
- a CDS encoding FAD-dependent oxidoreductase: MIPEPDILIVGAGLGGVAAALAACRAGRTVVLTEETDWIGGQLTSQAVPPDEHPWVEQFGTTASYRRLREGIRAYYRQWYPMRSEALALTDLNPGAGRVSKLCHEPRIALTVLEAMLAPHRAAGRLTLLTEHRAVTAESENDVIRAVTLESLRTGDRTTVTARYVIDATETGELLELGGVEHAIGAEAQSEFDEPHAPEQAQPLNQQGITVCFALSHHEGEKHTIDRPADYGFWRSYRPDFWPGPLLGFQAPDPRSLESVPRTFVPNPDIDPLAVSADQSADAGDKELWGFRRILARGMHRPGAFDSDITLVNWPLNDYWLKPLVGAGEEVSAQAVAEARQLSLSLLYWLQTEAPRQDGGTGFPGLRIRPDITGTDDGLAKAPYVRESRRIKAVTTVTEHDVAIDLVGPHGGTHHRDAVGVGSYRIDLHPSTGGDNYIDIGSVPFEIPLGALVPRRVRNLLPAGKNIGTTHITNGCYRLHPVEWNLGEVAGALAAHCLAEGVEPHQVQAEDKRYEAFARLLDRHGVQRHWPDVRGY, from the coding sequence GTGATACCCGAACCGGACATCCTCATCGTGGGCGCCGGACTCGGCGGCGTCGCCGCCGCACTCGCCGCCTGCCGCGCCGGACGCACCGTCGTCCTCACCGAGGAGACCGACTGGATCGGCGGCCAGCTCACCTCCCAGGCCGTCCCACCGGACGAGCACCCATGGGTGGAGCAGTTCGGCACCACCGCCTCGTACCGCCGACTGCGCGAAGGGATCCGGGCGTACTACCGTCAGTGGTACCCGATGCGCTCCGAAGCCCTCGCCCTCACCGACCTCAACCCGGGCGCCGGGCGGGTCAGCAAGCTCTGCCATGAACCACGCATCGCGCTCACCGTGCTGGAGGCGATGCTCGCCCCGCACCGGGCGGCGGGCCGGCTCACGTTGCTCACCGAACACCGGGCCGTGACGGCGGAGTCGGAAAACGATGTCATCCGGGCGGTGACCCTGGAGAGTCTCCGGACCGGCGACCGCACCACCGTCACCGCCCGCTACGTCATCGATGCCACCGAGACCGGCGAACTCCTCGAACTCGGCGGCGTCGAGCACGCCATCGGCGCCGAGGCGCAGAGCGAGTTCGACGAACCGCACGCCCCCGAACAGGCCCAGCCGCTCAACCAGCAGGGCATCACCGTCTGCTTCGCGCTCTCCCACCACGAGGGCGAGAAGCACACCATCGACCGCCCCGCCGACTACGGGTTCTGGCGCTCCTACCGCCCCGACTTCTGGCCCGGCCCGCTCCTCGGCTTCCAGGCGCCCGACCCCCGCTCCCTGGAATCGGTACCGCGTACCTTCGTCCCCAACCCGGACATCGACCCGCTCGCCGTCAGCGCCGATCAGAGCGCGGACGCGGGCGACAAGGAACTGTGGGGCTTCCGCCGCATCCTCGCCCGCGGGATGCACCGCCCCGGCGCCTTCGACTCCGACATCACGCTCGTCAACTGGCCTCTGAACGACTACTGGCTCAAGCCCCTCGTCGGCGCCGGTGAAGAGGTGTCGGCCCAAGCCGTCGCCGAGGCACGGCAGTTGTCGCTCTCGCTCCTGTACTGGCTGCAGACCGAGGCTCCGCGTCAGGACGGTGGCACCGGCTTCCCCGGACTGCGGATCCGCCCCGACATCACCGGTACCGACGACGGCCTCGCCAAGGCCCCGTACGTACGCGAGTCCCGCCGGATCAAGGCCGTCACCACCGTCACCGAGCACGACGTGGCGATCGATCTCGTCGGTCCGCACGGCGGGACACACCACCGGGACGCGGTCGGTGTCGGCAGCTACCGCATCGATCTGCACCCCTCCACCGGAGGCGACAACTACATCGACATCGGCTCGGTGCCGTTCGAGATCCCGCTCGGCGCCCTCGTGCCGCGCCGCGTCCGCAATCTGCTGCCGGCCGGCAAGAACATCGGCACCACCCACATCACGAACGGCTGCTACCGGCTCCACCCGGTGGAGTGGAACCTCGGCGAGGTCGCCGGTGCCCTGGCCGCCCACTGTCTCGCCGAAGGCGTCGAACCGCACCAGGTCCAGGCCGAGGACAAGCGGTACGAGGCGTTCGCGCGGCTGCTCGACCGCCACGGGGTTCAGCGCCACTGGCCCGACGTACGCGGTTACTGA
- a CDS encoding LacI family DNA-binding transcriptional regulator, producing the protein MVEEPRKRARPGRSPAPAGRTARPRQAEVARLAGVSQATVSLVLADKKQGATISEETRQKVLEAARSLGYVPDPAARRLAAARNNLLGVFSFTATFPTDVQHSYYPFLVGVEREAAERGYDLVLFTGSSTGGAGAAGPDALSRVRLADGCLFLGRHAPAQELQRLVADGFPVVHLGRRDELEGLAWVGADYVSASREVVARLAALGHRRILLIREDDEAPASTDREHGFLKGLEAAGLPGGPETVFRSADPERDLTPERLRDWLADGVTALVAEETDTGAAWRALRRAVTETGIDCPRDASLALLGSPPADLADGPEPTGFDIPRTQLGAAAVRMLAALVAGEEATEPLVACAFRPGATAGPPPPAHQSRPTAPPARTAQGDL; encoded by the coding sequence ATGGTGGAGGAACCCAGGAAGCGGGCCAGGCCCGGCCGTTCACCCGCACCGGCAGGCCGCACGGCCCGCCCGCGTCAGGCCGAGGTCGCACGGCTCGCCGGGGTCTCACAGGCCACGGTCTCGCTTGTGCTCGCGGACAAGAAGCAGGGCGCCACGATCTCGGAGGAGACCCGGCAGAAGGTTCTGGAGGCGGCACGCAGCCTCGGTTACGTCCCCGACCCGGCTGCCCGCAGACTGGCGGCGGCGCGCAACAACCTGCTGGGCGTCTTCAGCTTCACCGCGACGTTCCCGACCGATGTGCAGCACTCGTACTACCCGTTCCTGGTTGGCGTGGAGCGCGAGGCCGCGGAACGCGGTTACGACCTGGTGCTGTTCACCGGTTCGAGCACCGGCGGCGCGGGGGCCGCCGGGCCCGACGCGCTGAGCCGGGTCCGCCTCGCCGACGGCTGTCTGTTCCTGGGTCGGCACGCGCCGGCCCAGGAGCTGCAGCGGCTGGTCGCCGACGGCTTCCCGGTGGTGCATCTCGGCCGCCGGGACGAACTGGAGGGCCTGGCCTGGGTCGGTGCCGATTACGTGAGCGCCAGCCGCGAGGTCGTCGCCCGCCTTGCCGCACTGGGGCACCGGCGGATACTGCTGATCCGCGAGGACGACGAGGCACCCGCCTCCACCGACCGTGAACACGGCTTCCTCAAGGGGCTGGAGGCGGCCGGGCTTCCCGGCGGCCCCGAGACAGTCTTCCGTTCCGCGGACCCGGAACGAGACCTCACCCCCGAACGGCTGCGGGACTGGCTCGCCGACGGCGTCACGGCGCTTGTCGCCGAGGAGACCGACACCGGAGCTGCCTGGCGCGCCCTGCGCCGTGCCGTCACCGAAACCGGGATCGACTGCCCGCGCGACGCCTCGCTGGCGCTCCTCGGCAGCCCGCCCGCCGACCTCGCGGACGGCCCCGAACCCACCGGCTTCGACATCCCCCGCACCCAACTCGGCGCGGCGGCTGTACGGATGCTCGCCGCGCTGGTCGCGGGGGAGGAGGCCACCGAACCCCTGGTGGCCTGCGCGTTCCGACCCGGCGCTACGGCCGGACCACCGCCCCCGGCCCACCAGAGCCGACCGACCGCACCACCTGCACGTACAGCACAAGGAGACCTGTGA
- a CDS encoding acetylxylan esterase, which translates to MSLFDLPLDELRDYRSRSVEPEDFDAFWSKTLDEARSHDLDARFELRTGTGLATVDVYDVTFAGFGGHPVKGWFVVPAGTTEPLPVVVEFIGYGGGRGLAHTHLLWASAGFAHFVMDTRGQGSGWLVGDTPDPVGSPPSYPGFMTRGIEDPHAFYYRRVFTDAVRAVEAARSHPLSDAAHTAAVGVSQGGGITLAVGGLIPDLTAIAPDVPFLCDFPRALTVTDRNPYREVGSYLKTHRGRAERARATLSYFDGVHFAARGRAPALFSTALEDMTCPPSTVFAAFNAYAHQDKAIEVYDFNDHEGGGPFQEAAQLGWLPGKLTA; encoded by the coding sequence ATGTCGCTGTTCGATCTACCCCTCGACGAACTGCGCGACTATCGCAGCCGTTCGGTGGAGCCGGAGGACTTCGACGCGTTCTGGTCGAAGACCCTCGACGAGGCAAGGTCCCACGACCTCGACGCCCGGTTCGAGCTGCGTACCGGCACAGGGCTGGCGACCGTCGACGTGTACGACGTGACGTTCGCGGGCTTCGGCGGTCACCCGGTCAAGGGCTGGTTCGTCGTCCCGGCGGGCACTACCGAACCACTGCCAGTGGTCGTGGAGTTCATCGGCTACGGCGGCGGGCGGGGCCTGGCCCACACCCATCTGCTCTGGGCGTCGGCCGGTTTCGCCCACTTCGTGATGGACACCCGGGGCCAGGGCAGCGGCTGGCTCGTCGGCGACACCCCCGACCCGGTGGGCAGCCCGCCCTCGTACCCCGGTTTCATGACCCGTGGCATCGAGGACCCGCACGCGTTCTATTACCGGCGCGTGTTCACCGACGCGGTACGTGCGGTGGAGGCTGCGCGCTCGCATCCGCTGAGCGATGCGGCGCACACCGCGGCCGTCGGTGTGAGTCAGGGCGGCGGCATCACGCTCGCCGTCGGCGGGCTGATACCCGACCTCACGGCGATCGCGCCGGACGTCCCGTTCCTGTGCGACTTCCCCCGCGCGCTCACCGTCACCGACCGCAACCCGTACCGCGAGGTGGGCAGCTACCTCAAGACGCACCGGGGCCGGGCCGAACGGGCGAGGGCCACTCTGTCCTACTTCGACGGGGTGCACTTCGCCGCACGCGGGCGCGCACCGGCGCTGTTCTCGACGGCTCTGGAGGACATGACCTGCCCGCCCTCGACCGTCTTCGCCGCCTTCAACGCGTACGCCCACCAGGACAAGGCCATCGAGGTGTACGACTTCAATGATCACGAGGGCGGTGGACCGTTCCAGGAGGCCGCGCAGCTGGGCTGGCTGCCCGGGAAGCTGACGGCCTGA
- a CDS encoding ABC transporter substrate-binding protein, producing MRACRTVSVLLTLLLTGTACAGGPALENQGDITAPPGDSRHFTVGSAGFTESDLLAQMYALLLDRAGYSTKIISVTDREIYEPALESGQIDVVPEYAATFADWLNAKKNGADAIPVGSPDLDTTMKALRALVAPRRLTVLDPGHAVNQNAFAVAAPYAARHRLKTLSDLGRSGLPVRLAAGDECVQRPYCAPGLKKTYGIDITAVDPKGAGTTQAKQAVQSGRDQMVLTTTTDATLDDFGLVLLADDKHLQNADHLVPVVSRSQAGSAGVRDALGGLNTVLTTSDLARMNELVDSWRRLPEDVARNYLESKTLLIGG from the coding sequence ATGAGGGCCTGCCGGACCGTATCCGTGCTCCTGACGCTGCTGCTGACGGGGACCGCGTGCGCCGGCGGGCCCGCCCTGGAGAACCAGGGAGACATCACCGCCCCGCCTGGCGACAGCAGACACTTCACCGTCGGCTCCGCGGGCTTCACCGAGAGCGATCTGCTCGCCCAGATGTACGCACTGCTGCTCGACAGGGCCGGCTATTCCACGAAGATCATCTCTGTCACCGACCGGGAGATCTACGAACCGGCGCTGGAGAGCGGCCAGATCGACGTCGTACCGGAGTACGCCGCCACCTTCGCCGACTGGCTGAACGCCAAGAAGAACGGCGCCGACGCCATCCCCGTCGGCTCGCCCGACCTCGACACCACCATGAAGGCCCTGCGGGCCCTGGTCGCCCCCCGCCGCCTCACCGTCCTGGACCCAGGACACGCCGTCAACCAGAACGCGTTCGCCGTCGCCGCCCCGTACGCGGCGAGGCACCGGCTGAAGACGCTCAGCGACCTCGGCAGGTCCGGGCTGCCGGTGCGGCTCGCCGCGGGCGACGAATGCGTACAACGGCCTTACTGCGCACCCGGGCTGAAGAAGACGTACGGCATCGACATCACCGCCGTCGACCCCAAGGGCGCCGGCACCACCCAGGCCAAACAGGCCGTGCAGAGCGGTCGGGACCAGATGGTTCTGACCACCACCACCGACGCCACCCTCGACGACTTCGGGCTCGTGCTGCTCGCCGACGACAAACACCTTCAGAACGCCGACCATCTCGTCCCCGTCGTCAGCCGGTCGCAGGCCGGCAGCGCCGGGGTACGCGACGCACTGGGCGGGCTCAACACTGTGCTGACGACTTCCGACCTGGCCCGCATGAACGAACTGGTGGACAGCTGGCGACGGCTGCCCGAGGACGTCGCCCGGAACTACCTGGAGTCCAAAACGCTCCTTATCGGTGGCTAA
- a CDS encoding ABC transporter permease, which translates to MKTLSDTWSWLTSATHWSGDNGIWHRLEQHLLLTVVCLLISCLIALPVAVVLGHLGKGGALAVNISNVGRAVPTFAVLVLLLLTPIGRYGEGPTVVALVLFAVPPLLTNAYVGMREVDRDVVRAARGMGMTGRQLLVRVEVPLALPLILTGVRIAAVQLVATAALAALAGGGGLGRIITAGFNLASTPQVVAGAILVAVFALIVEGAFEIGQRFAPAWVRGEDTG; encoded by the coding sequence GTGAAGACCCTCTCCGACACCTGGTCCTGGCTCACCAGCGCCACCCACTGGTCCGGCGACAACGGCATCTGGCACCGCCTCGAACAGCATCTGCTCCTCACCGTCGTCTGCCTGCTGATCAGCTGTCTCATCGCACTGCCGGTGGCTGTGGTCCTCGGTCATCTCGGCAAGGGTGGCGCGCTCGCCGTCAACATCTCCAACGTCGGCCGGGCCGTTCCCACCTTCGCCGTCCTCGTTCTGCTGCTGCTCACCCCGATCGGCAGGTACGGCGAGGGGCCGACCGTCGTCGCCCTGGTGCTCTTCGCGGTCCCTCCGCTGCTCACCAACGCGTACGTGGGGATGCGGGAGGTCGACCGGGATGTCGTACGGGCCGCCCGCGGCATGGGGATGACGGGTCGGCAGCTGCTGGTGCGCGTCGAGGTGCCGCTCGCTCTGCCGCTCATCCTGACCGGCGTACGGATCGCCGCCGTCCAGCTCGTCGCCACCGCCGCCCTTGCCGCGCTGGCGGGCGGCGGGGGACTCGGCCGGATCATCACCGCGGGCTTCAACCTCGCCTCCACGCCGCAGGTGGTCGCAGGAGCGATCCTCGTCGCCGTCTTCGCTCTGATCGTCGAAGGGGCCTTCGAGATCGGGCAGCGTTTCGCCCCCGCCTGGGTGCGCGGTGAGGACACCGGATGA